One Malaclemys terrapin pileata isolate rMalTer1 chromosome 9, rMalTer1.hap1, whole genome shotgun sequence DNA window includes the following coding sequences:
- the LOC128843532 gene encoding uncharacterized protein LOC128843532, which produces MAERGYSRDVTQCRVKIKELRQGYQKTKEANGRSGSHPQTSRFYEALHSILGAAATTTPPVTVDSEDGIVSTAGSSDMLADGEDEEGDEEDEAVDSAHNADFPDSQDLFITLTEIPYQPSPAVTPDTESGEGSATPSATVSQPSLSSHSQRLARIRHKKKRTREDMFSELIACSRAQAAQQTQWRENLTRMHQANMDREERWHQEDQQATQTLLGLMREQTDTLRRLVDVLQERRQEDRAPLQSISNRPPPPPSPILPSPKVHRRRGGRVPANSHSTPAESSSSRRLSFPKI; this is translated from the exons atggcagagagaggatacagccgggatgtaacgcagtgccgcgtgaaaatcaaggagctgagacaaggctaccagaagaccaaagaggcaaacggacgctccggatcccatccccagacatcccgtttctacgaggcactgcattccatcctcggtgcggccgccaccactaccccaccagtgaccgtggactctgaggatgggatagtgtccacggctggatcctcggacatgttagcggacggggaagatgaggaaggagatgaggaggacgaggcagtcgacagcgctcacaacgctgatttccccgacagccaggatctcttcatcacccttacagagatcccctaccaaccctccccagccgttaccccggacacagaatctggggaaggatcagcca ccccatctgcgactgtctcacaacctagcctgtcatcacactcccagaggctagcgcggattaggcataagaagaagaggacacgggaggacatgttctcggagcttatagcctgctccagagcccaggcagcacagcagacccagtggcgggagaacttgacccgaatgcaccaagccaacatggatcgggaggagaggtggcatcaggaagaccagcaggcgactcaaaccctgcttggactaatgagggagcaaacggacacgctccggcgccttgtggatgttctgcaggaacggaggcaggaggacagagccccgctgcagtccatctctaaccgccctcccccgccaccaagtcccatactcccctcacccaaagtgcacagaaggagaggcggcagagtccctgctaactctcactccacccctgcagagagctcgagcagcagaaggctctcattccccaaaatttga